A part of Rhinatrema bivittatum chromosome 16, aRhiBiv1.1, whole genome shotgun sequence genomic DNA contains:
- the LOC115077562 gene encoding olfactory receptor 1019-like → MLGSLLKEKTFISFSLCMTQLSFFIIFEGVEFCLLSAMAYDRYVAICNPLRYPLMMTKRVCTSLAAASWITGSLDTVPLTVLISQFFYCDSNEINHFFCDINALLKLSCSDIHDFEILILCEGVFVGLIPFLLTMSSYVFIIVAILKIRSSEGRHKAFSTCSSHLTVVLLFYGSIMCVYMRPRSMQSPEEDKIFSLLYTVLIPMLNPLIYSLRNEEVKNAFRKFILRN, encoded by the coding sequence ATGCTGGGAAGCCTCTTAAAGGAAAAAACATTCATTTCCTTCTCTCTATGCATGACACAGCTTagcttttttataatttttgaagGTGTTGAGTTCTGTCTTCTCTCTGCCATGGCCTATGATCGCTATGTGGCAATTTGCAACCCCTTGCGTTACCCACTCATGATGACTAAAAGGGTCTGTACCTCATTGGCAGCTGCTTCATGGATAACTGGCTCTCTAGATACGGTTCCTTTAACTGTTTTGATATCCCAGTTCTTCTATTGTGATTCCAATGagattaaccatttcttctgtgacatcAATGCACTGTTAAAACTTTCCTGTAGTGACATCCATGATTTTGAAATACTAATTCTTTGTGAAGGGGTATTTGTGGGTCTCATCCCATTTCTTCTCACTATGTCATCCTACGTGTTCATCATTGTAGCCATTCTGAAAATCCGCTCATCTGAAGGGAGAcacaaggccttctccacctgctcctcccacctcacagttGTTCTTCTGTTCTATGGGAGTATTATGTGCGTCTACATGAGGCCAAGATCAATGCAATCACCAGAGGAAGACAAAATATTTTCCCTTCTGTACACAGTGCTCATCCCTATGCTAAATCCTCTGATTTATAGTCTGAGAAATGAAGAAGTAAAAAATGCCTTCAGAAAATTCATCTTGAGAAATTAA